A window from Populus trichocarpa isolate Nisqually-1 chromosome 3, P.trichocarpa_v4.1, whole genome shotgun sequence encodes these proteins:
- the LOC7465326 gene encoding 3-oxoacyl-[acyl-carrier-protein] synthase I, chloroplastic, with amino-acid sequence MAGVAGAACSSNVLFRSREVGNHGASMAPYNGLRPVVNMQMAPTGSKPSGSVSTPASKLRTVRAMVSQTVSAPKREKDPKKRVVITGMGLVSVFGSDIDTFYNKLLEGESGISLIDRFDASSFSVRFAGQIRDFSSKGYIDGKNDRRLDDCWRYCLVAGKRALVDANLGSELLENMDRTRIGVLVGTGMGGLTAFSNGVESLVQKGYKKISPFFIPYSITNMGSALLAIDTGLMGPNYSISTACATANYCFYAAANHIRRGEADIMVAGGTEAAVMPTGVGGFIACRALSQRNEDPKKASRPWDKDRDGFVMGEGSGVLIMESLEHAMKRGANIIAEYLGGAATCDAHHMTNPRSDGLGVSTCIAKSLEDAGVSPEEVNYVNAHATSTLAGDLAEVNAIKKVFKDTSEIKMNGTKSMIGHGLGAAGGLEAIATIKAINTGWLHPTINQDNIELDVTIDTVPNVKKQHEVNVAISNSFGFGGHNSVVVFAPFTP; translated from the exons atggcAGGCGTTGCTGGTGCTGCTTGCTCTTCTAATGTACTGTTTAGAAGCAGAGAAGTGGGGAACCATGGAGCTTCCATGGCTCCATATAATGGGCTTAGACCAGTTGTAAACATGCAAATGGCTCCAACAGGGAGTAAGCCGAGTGGGTCCGTTTCTACTCCAG CTTCAAAATTAAGAACGGTTAGAGCCATGGTATCTCAAACTGTTTCAGCCCCAAAGCGTGAAAAAGATCCCAAAAAACGAGTTGTAATTACAGGAATGGGACTAGTCTCAGTTTTTGGTAGTGACATTGATACGTTCTATAACAAACTCCTTGAGGGAGAGAGTGGGATCAGCCTGATTGACAGGTTTGATGCTTCAAGTTTCTCTGTTCGATTCGCTGGTCAGATTCGTGATTTTTCTTCCAAAGGATACATTGACGGGAAAAATGATCGTCGTCTTGATGATTGCTGGCGGTACTGTCTTGTTGCTGGCAAGAGGGCCCTCGTAGATGCCAACCTTGGCTCTGAACTGCTTGAAAAT ATGGACAGAACAAGAATTGGAGTTCTGGTGGGAACCGGCATGGGAGGCTTAACTGCTTTTAGCAATGGAGTTGAGTCTCTTGTCCAAAAGGGATATAAGAAGATATCTCCATTCTTCATTCCTTATTCCATCACCAACATGGGTTCAGCATTGTTAGCTATAGACACAGGGTTGATGGGCCCTAATTACTCCATCTCAACTGCTTGTGCTACCGCGAATTATTGTTTCTACGCGGCTGCTAATCATATTAGAAGAGGCGAGGCAGATATCATGGTAGCTGGGGGAACTGAGGCTGCAGTCATGCCTACTGGTGTTGGTGGTTTTATAGCTTGCAGAGCACTATCTCAAAGAAATGAAGACCCTAAGAAAGCTTCAAGACCTTGGGACAAGGATCGTGATGGTTTTGTCATGGGAGAAGGCTCTGGTGTGCTG ATAATGGAGAGCTTGGAGCATGCAATGAAAAGAGGAGCTAATATAATAGCAGAGTATTTAGGAGGTGCTGCAACTTGTGATGCTCATCACATGACCAATCCCCGTTCAGATGGTCTCGGAGTTTCAACTTGCATAGCTAAAAGTTTGGAAGATGCCGGAGTTTCCCCTGAGGAG GTGAACTATGTTAATGCTCATGCGACATCAACACTAGCAGGGGATTTGGCTGAGGTTAATGCAATCAAGAAAGTCTTCAAGGACACTTCCGAGATCAAGATGAATGGGACTAAG TCAATGATTGGACATGGGCTTGGTGCTGCTGGTGGATTAGAAGCCATCGCAACCATAAAAGCAATCAACACTGGATGGCTTCACCCAACAATCAATCAAGAT AATATTGAGCTTGATGTTACAATTGACACTGTTCCAAATGTGAAGAAGCAACATGAAGTTAACGTTG CTATCTCAAATTCATTTGGCTTTGGAGGGCACAATTCTGTGGTTGTTTTCGCTCCCTTCACACCCTAA